In bacterium, a single genomic region encodes these proteins:
- a CDS encoding ABC transporter permease, with product MERNDPRITAEPDGALLRIGLSGEWKTGHPLPTAAPLESSLASGAGIERIAFDSSGLAGWDSGLLTFLLRLFERTSAAGIAVERDGLPPGVRRLLDLATAVPERKGARRESQRELFLARVGAAAERTWKSNRDAFTFIGEVAVAVLRMFRGKARFRRSDLLEILQECGAQALPIVSLISLLLGLILAFVGAIQLKMFGAQIYVADLVGIAMVRAMAAIMTGIIVTGRTGASFAAKLGTMQVNEEIDAMRTMGFSPVEFLVLPRMVALFLMMPLLCLYADLMGILGGMIVGVTMLDLGVVQYYLQTKAAVKLDNLWIGLFSSAVFGVLVALAGCLRGMQCGRSSSAVGEATTSAVVTGIVSIVVATAVITVACNVLGI from the coding sequence ATGGAGCGGAATGATCCGCGGATCACGGCCGAACCGGACGGTGCGCTGCTCCGGATCGGGTTGTCCGGCGAGTGGAAAACCGGACATCCGCTTCCCACGGCGGCTCCCCTGGAGAGCTCCCTCGCTTCCGGCGCCGGAATCGAACGAATCGCCTTCGACAGCTCGGGCCTTGCCGGCTGGGACAGCGGCCTTCTGACCTTCCTCCTGCGACTCTTCGAACGAACCTCCGCCGCAGGGATCGCCGTGGAGAGGGACGGCCTCCCACCGGGAGTCCGGCGGCTCCTGGACCTGGCCACGGCGGTGCCCGAACGGAAGGGTGCCCGCCGGGAATCGCAGAGAGAACTTTTCCTTGCCCGGGTCGGCGCGGCCGCAGAGCGCACCTGGAAGTCGAACCGCGACGCGTTCACCTTCATCGGCGAGGTGGCCGTGGCCGTCCTCCGGATGTTCCGCGGGAAAGCGCGGTTCCGCCGGTCCGACCTGCTGGAGATCCTCCAGGAGTGCGGGGCGCAGGCCCTTCCCATCGTCTCCCTCATCAGCCTTCTGCTCGGGCTGATCCTCGCCTTCGTGGGGGCCATCCAGCTCAAGATGTTCGGCGCCCAGATCTACGTGGCGGACCTGGTGGGGATCGCGATGGTGCGGGCGATGGCGGCGATCATGACCGGGATCATCGTCACGGGCCGCACGGGAGCATCCTTCGCCGCGAAACTCGGGACGATGCAGGTGAACGAGGAGATCGACGCGATGAGGACGATGGGGTTCTCGCCGGTCGAGTTCCTGGTGCTTCCCCGGATGGTCGCCCTCTTCCTGATGATGCCGTTGCTTTGCCTGTACGCGGACCTGATGGGGATCCTCGGCGGGATGATCGTGGGAGTCACGATGCTCGATCTCGGGGTCGTTCAGTATTACCTACAGACCAAGGCGGCGGTGAAGCTGGACAACCTCTGGATCGGGCTGTTCAGCAGCGCCGTGTTCGGGGTGCTGGTGGCCCTTGCGGGCTGCCTCCGGGGGATGCAGTGCGGCCGCAGCTCCTCGGCGGTCGGAGAGGCGACGACGTCGGCGGTGGTCACCGGGATCGTCAGCATCGTCGTGGCAACGGCTGTGATCACGGTCGCCTGCAACGTGCTGGGGATCTGA